The following is a genomic window from Neodiprion lecontei isolate iyNeoLeco1 chromosome 4, iyNeoLeco1.1, whole genome shotgun sequence.
AAGTTAATTGActtgaattttgttgaaacagTATTCCCTTCTTGcagatgaaattaaaaaagcaTGAATTTGAActgcaatttaaaaaatactgcATATAACTGAATAGCATAACTATCGCATCATTTGACCGATTTCAATGAACTAGAGCTGATTTTGACCTTAAATGATTTCTCTACAAACCAACAAAGTCATATTTTCTACTTCACTTATCAGTTGATCGATAAAACGTGAtcagtgaaataattataagtgATGAATAGTAAACCAAAAGAAATCCTGAAACTTTATCGAATATCCGActttatacattattaaagAATTCATTTACGAACAGAACGAGCCCTAGTTCATTAAAATCGATGAAACggtgcaattttttcatcatagaAACAATTCAATAATGTTAGCTCTTCAAAGTCATCAATAATTGTCCTATCGTCActaaattttatgattttctaattttttctgtacgaatggaatattttttgaaccaAATTCAGTTTGATTAACTTCAGGTGCACTTTTAAACCTATTTTACATGACAAGCCTGGCTGGACGGTTTTTGACTGAACTGTATGTTTGGTTATTTCTTGAACACGAGGTAATTCATTTATTGACTTATTTATTTGCGGCTTACCCCTTTACTAATATCAAGAGAAAATAACACAACAATCACTCCCGATTACATTTCATATACTAATGTTGCTCTACTTTACTCTTTCTTTCAGATACGTCTGCGTTTGCTTGACTTTAGTGCTTACCAACATATCGCCTAGAGTTAAAAAGCGATTTCCAACATTGGAACACTTTGTTGACGCTGGTTTACTGCTCGAAAATGAATTGTCGATATTCCAAAGCCTTAACGCCAAGTTTCCAAAGCCTGGCAAACACTGGTTACCTATAGTATGGGCCTCAAGCATCGTTACTCGTGCTCGAAAAGAGGGCAGAGTGCGTGATGATTTTGCTGTGAAAACTTTGATTGACGAGTTGAACAAGTTTCGAGGAAACGCCGGAAGGCTCATACATTATGACATGATCAGTGTGCCTCTGGTCTACACTCAAGTCGTCACACTGGCAGTATACTCATACTTTTTGACCTGTATCATGGGAAGGCAATGGACAGGTGATTTGTCAGCGGAAGCAATCGACTTGTATTTTCCCTTCTTCACGACTCTTGAATTTCTATTCTACATGGGGTGGTTGAAAGTGGCCGAAACTTTGATAAATCCTTTTGGcgaggacgacgacgactTTGAAGTTAACTGGATAATAGACAGAAATTTACAGGTAATATTACCTGCTTTCATACATCGTTCATTTCACGTCATGCGAGTGaatagtcaaatttttcatttacatcGAATTACAGGTGAGCTATCTGATTGTCGATGAAATGCATCACGAACATCCGGAACTTATTCGCGATCAATATTGGGATGAAGTATTCCCAATGGAATTGCCCTACACAGCGGCTGCACAGCCTTTCCGAGAAGAACATCCCGAGTCTTCAACCGCCGGTATTCAACTCTCCGCTGCTCAGCAAGAATTGCAGCCATCATCGGTCAGGATTGAAGATCTGGCACCGGAGTACAATACCAAATTTCACAATGATCTAGCAGACGACGCTGCATCGGGTATACACTTTACTGCAGGTGGAAAAATGTCAAGGTAATTTTATGTCAGCTACTTAACGGAAGGCTTTTTTCGTTATCATCaatttgaacgaaatttgtgaaattaagaaaacgaTTCAGTTTCAAACAATCTGGAGTacaatattaatgaaaaaaattattgcacaGTTTGAATTCAGATGTTTATCATTCAATAATCACTCATTGTTTGtctcctcttttttttattttgcacaCTGCACTCACGCAGCCCAAACTGGCTGatggattatttttacaacggATTGTAAGTTCTtttcttgcaaaaaaaaacttaataCACTGTAATTCGATGTTGTACTGTTCCGTTAGCTAACGCTTAATCatgtttcattcaattattacCTGCTCTTGATTTTCatcttatacaatttgttTGAACAATATAACGCATGTGATTGGCAGTTCCTTAGACtgtgtaacattttttatacaattattgGCAACTTAAATTCTGCGTTAAAAACATCAAGcggattttcaaattaattttctacagTCTGGACCGACTTGATGTCAATAGAAATATTCTACTTTTGTACTAGATTACTATTATTGTGCATCTGTGTATATGCGGTGTAAATTGATCAAAAATGATATAGCTGTGTATCATGTCCAGCCCCCTGCAACTAGATCGAgcgaaaaagtaaaaagagtAACCTAGTATGTCACATAATTTTAGTTCTTATTGAAGGCGCTAGTAGTGCAGTTGCACGGGTTGCACTCTGTAAAGGCCGTAAAGGTAATCGCGCAAACCCACTGATATATATTGCAAACCGCGCAACTGTACTACTAACGCTCTCTACCGAGTGTGACAACATAGACTCGTTTTCTGAAACACAGAGTTGCAGGGAGCTGATCATgtctgaagaaaaatttattccatttctttcctttctttattttcaattacttcACCTGCGCAGAAGTGGAAGCAGAGTCAGTACCAGAGAGCGCAGATTCAGCGGGGGATCAACACCTAGTAATATTGGCGGTTCGCTCACGAGAGTAAACAGCGTAACTAACGTTCTACGGAGGCTTTTCAGTAGGGAAGATAGACCCGACGGTAATAAAGTAAACGACGATACCAGGACGCCaggaaaaattccaaattcaaaCTCAACAGCTTCTTTGCAGCAGTCTCGATTTGCCGgtatgaaacaattttttatcctaCCAAAATGCTTGGAAATcccaaataaatttcaaccaaTAACTAACCGCTGACTGTTGCTTCTAGGTGGCGGATCGATGAGAATTGGAGTAATCGAGGAGGTTGATGAACAGATGACCATGACGTCGATGCGGCCGGAGACTAGGCCTCACGTTCAAAGCATTTTCCCACAGGGCGCACCACCTCCTTCTGCTCCTATGAACGTTCCGGGAACAGTTTCCCCAATGAATGGTCGAAATGGTGGCGAAATTCTATCAACGAGCGCGCCTGCTGCGGCGATCAGACTTCCCAGTGCGCCAAGGTATTGAGTTGAACTGATTCTCATAATCTGATATGACAAAGGGCAGTTCTGTTATTTTCCTTCCCTTCCATTTTCAGAACCCAACGCAGTACGCAATCGGCTCGATCAAGTGCTGCCTTCGAATCTGCCCCAGGCTTTGAAATGGGACCTGTGATCGATATAGATAATATTAGCATGAGTAGTACAAGCACGATGAATTCGGatgacgaatttttaaagCTTAAAACTGAAAGGGAGAAACAACGGCGGGAAAAAGCGGTTTTAAAGCTTGCACGAAGCATTAGCGCCCAGACGCAAATAAATCACGGTGGAAATCTTAATGCGAGCGATTCAGAGGCTCTTTTAACGGAGCTCACACAGTCCTCTCGTATTTCGATTAGGCCTAGGAACGATAATAACACCGATCACGTTTAGCGCACGAAATAACTTAGGTgaattcttttctctttctttctcttcgtcTATATTGTGTTACATTTCATCGTATGCGCGTTAAACGATCTGCACTTCAAGTGGAATTCTCCCGCTATAGATAGTTAACAGTGACGACACGAAATTCATGAGGTGGCTCGATTTTTCCAGAATAATGTTTTATCGTACAACACTGGTGCGTTTTTTAGTCTTTTTGTCATGTATATTACCGTCGTAAAGACACACTTGTCACTGCTCAATATTCGACACACGTATTACATTCCCGTAATACATAATGTTGTTACTATATGACGAAATCAGTATAAAAAGAattgttttaaatatatattctaATCACATACAAACACACATGAGGTAAGCAATTCCATGCAAAGTCAAACTGTACTTAGAGAATTTTTATAGTGAATAATGTTTACTACTCAATTCACAACatgttttgttgttttttactATTGTCTTATTTTTAATGCAACGAGACGCGATAATTTTATCGCACTTGTAAATATTAGTTGAAATTCAACAACTTTAGTATCTTGTATAACTATCTAGATGTAGTTATTTAGAATTTAGTAATTCAAGtttgtatttaaaaatcaaCACAAGTTAGAGAAGCTTCAATGATCGATTAAACTAGTTAGgttattttaatgattttgATTGATAACATTAGACGCTTAACTAAATCGAATAATACCTGGGTTGTGGTCGGCTaagtttattatattttctttaattttaatatgcatattatttatatccacGAGTAACGAGATATATTAAACGTCGTtgatgtattatttattattactaatattattattgttattatggttatttttataatttttaaagaacAAACAAGTGGTCATAGGCTAAAGGtgctttatattttgtttCGTTTGTTTCATATCGCATTTtgcgataaatatttataaacgcatgaaaaattcgaaacgatATAGATCTTTTGATATGGTCGAAGTATTATCTTACACGTACCTACTAATGTGTTTTTCGAATCATTCGCTGTTAGATACAATTGTCTGAAGATGATAACACTCTTAATAATAAACCACCAATCTTGTGTGGCGTAGTTGTTcgcattattattgttatgagtgttattatttttttcttttaattttttgtgaaatgGCGAGAGATAAGACATCAAAGTTAATTATTCGGTAATCAACAATTGTAACCAAATCCTTGCATTCGGAATCCAACTTATGAAAGtgaatgaaagtaaaatttgcCTCTGCACTTTTTCATTGCACTGTACAAATATTTAGGAAGTCTAAAATACATACCATTGTAgcgaaattacgaaaaaatagGAACAACACTTTTACCTGCACGGTGCAATTTTACTAGCCACGTATTTAGGtacgaaataaattaatcgttttAACCTTATTATGTCACATATTGGCATATTTTCGGGTGCCTTTACGCTGTGCCTACGTTTTAAGTACGGAAAGTTTTAGGCGACCCATTAGCTTGTTATTCACACTATGCTCAAATTCACGCAATgctcaaatttcaaaaacttataCTTACGTATATCCCCACAATCggaaaagaatagaaacggATTGAGAATTTCAATACGATCTATTGCGATTTCTTTATGTAAACGGATGTTTCGTATTCTTCGAGAAGAATTAATTCGGATAGAAAGAATTGAATCGGATTGATAATTGTCATCCCTTAttctaaataaataattgaaacgaacAAGCTATTAGAGGTGGCATTGTCGCGAATATGATGGGATAGGAGAGAACAGATAAAATCGAATAGAAACGAATAAACAGATTAAAACGAACAGTGGCTCATTGGAATAACTCATGCTTAATTCGGAAACTTGAAGAAATGGGATTCATAATTCTGCTAATCGTTccgtttctattcttttccGATTGTTGGGATTCACGAACGAGTATTGAAATCTGCTAACATTCCGACAATAATATGTTCTCTCCACATTTAAATAACGAAACCGCAAATTGCTctttgtaatatatttatattacgtatattcAATACCCTTTGCTACGATATTGTACTTAAGTAATTATGTATAACATAGATAATCTAATTAAGGTTTGGAAAGTTGAGGGAAAAAGTGTGTATATTACACCAGTCACTGATTAGTATGCAATTAGTTATAcgtattttgtttgttttaccATTCTATAAAATGTGTATCGTTCGATTGCAACGATGCGTTAAATACAGAATAATGCGGCTAGCTTAAGCTACATATAATAGGAAACAAGTACTGAACGAATATAAACTCTTTTCTATTGGTTTTTctgtacataaaaaattgtcatttaaTATAGGCTCGCAGTCTCGATATGATTCAAATTTATCTTGTacgtcaatatttttaattagtaATTCTCGTTTGCCATCCAAAGATTCCAAGGGATGATTACCTGGTGCTTGACTTGTGCATTGGGTTACGCATCAATTATCATTGTTTACCAGTATTACTGTTTTACTAAACTATGTCAGATCGCTTCTGCGtgtataataagcaataaggATTTCTTCAAGGTTTAAAAGACGATCAAAAATTTCTTGCAAGTTTTCGGAAGTTGAGGTATAttacaaggaaacaaaaatCTTCAAAGAACGTGTTTTATTGATAATACAGACAGATGGAAAGAatgaaagataataataaaatgtgtaGTTATTGAATGGATAACAACTTTGATaacgatataaaaaataagtaatctctcaaagtgaatgaaaaataaatttagagTAACGGAAAAGTAAATTTGAAGTGATTTTCCCTAATTTATCAAtctaattttgataattcaacAAACCTATCATTGTTGCAGTAATCTTTGTACGTGTGTTCGAACTTTAGTTTTAAATCTGTATATTTTTTGGTGAAGAATTCAATGTATTCCGGATGCGTAGGATCGACTTCCATGAACAGCAAACCTCTGGGAATCAATGCTTTTGATGCATATCTCAGGACTGCTTTTATCAAGCTTAAACCATCCTTGCCTCCATCTAAAGCCCTGAGATCTTCATAtctaatgaaaataaattaaaaacagaaagaTCATTTATAATAGGACATTACTTCAATTTCTATTCACCGACGAGTTAAATCACGTTAAGATCACAGTggattttttacatttttatttccggtgcTAATTCCATTAATTTTTCAGTCGGTATGTATGGTGGATTGCTGATAATTATATCGAACTGTTGCTTGTCAAAATCAACACCCGGATGAGAGTCATTTAGTGATTTTATTGTACCATTCTCCCTAAGAGCCGCGTTTACGATTCTCAACTTGTCCTGTAGTCCTAAAATCTCTGCATTTTGCCTGGTCAATTCGCAAGCGTATAAACTTTTGTCTACAGATGTGCACTGAAtctaaaaatgaattaaaaggCAAGTTGGTAAATTTGACATGGAGATAATCAATTGATGACCGTTATAAATCCAACAACAGGGCTATAAATAGAAAACTTTGCAACAGATGAAAAGGGTAACTTTTTCAGTTCAGAAAGTGTTTATAATAAAACAGACatttaataaatgaaaaataaagtttttaaaGCTGTCAAAATTGCAAGGAATGCGGAAAAAGGAATCAAGAAGTGAAACTTTATTGCCTGTGACGTTGCTATCTGGTTGCTCGAGTGAACCAAAGCTAAAGAGATAGCTCCAGAGCCACAGCCGATATCCAGCACTATGTAATGACTATTCTTAGCTTCCGCCATTCTCCTGAGTGCAATGTCAACCAGAATTTCGGTTTCTGGTCGTGGTATGAAGACGGGAGGGACCAGTTTCAGCGTAATATCTCTGAAATCCCATTCGCCGATGATGTACTGCACAGgcattctgaaaaattttgtggACTGCTGAAAAATATGCGACATAAAATAAGGTTGAAGATGAAATACTGCATCAACGAGAACTGCGCACCTTGACATTCTGCACTGACAGAGAGATTGAAGCTTGGTTATTTGGTCTAAGGATAGCCGCTGCTCCGGCGCATCAGCCAAGTCCATGGTCTGAATCACGGTGTTGGAACTGTAACGCTGGATGTCAGATTCTTTCTTAGAATACAAGAGATACACCCCCCGCCCTTATACACTATGAATAAATCTgggattataaattttaaaagcgTTTTTTCTCCCATTTTACTTTGATGTTATTTGTAATCCTGGTTCGCAATTACAGACTGATTGATCACAGATTCTCAGGCTTGCTGATGGATTGCTCCTATGTGTAAATATTCCCCTTAACGGacgcgaaaaaatttaatgagcATCATTTTCTATGAGTCTCAGACATACCTTTTTTGAGCCGAGTACGTGAGTGAGAATATGTTCGATTGATTCAACAGGTTCTGAAATACCCTCATTTTCAAACCGGTTACTCCAATATTTGACTATTTCACAAATCGTATCAGGCTCACCCTCGTTGATCCTTGTGCTAAAATATTTTAGCCCATTAGCCAAATCTTCTCTCCCTATCCTTACGGTACAAGTTTTGCAACCCGATAATATCGACCCCCTACAAACTCGCAACATTTTTAATGCCATCATTGTTTTAATGATGCAAATTTTAACAATCCTCTTTTCTCCACTTCGGCTTATATCACATACGGGCGCATGAATATAATTCAACTTAGTCGTCGCCAGATGACGCTATTTGCATATTTACATTACGCCTACAAAActtgacaaaaatttcttaTGTGATATCCGCGTTGCGGAGAAGCCGgcgtgttgaaaaaaaatcaataaaacagAATCGGGTTGCAGGTAACGAGGCGCATAGCCACTGAGAggggatgattttttttcgaagctGTGGCTTTGATACATTTGAGTTTCAATTGTCGGATACGAACTAGCCCAACGAACTTACTTAAttataaatcaattatttctgaTCTACAGTATCAATGACTTTTGAGTTATCGCTTTTACGGAAGAACGATTATAATGTATTCTGTGTTCGACAAGTTTGGGCTCAGGACTTTTACGAAACTCGCAAGATCTGGTGGTATAAACGGGTAGACAATAATCTGGGTGGATGAATTATCAATCCGACATGAATTAgctttaattattatactacGAATTAAAAATGTACAGATTTAAGGCTGATTACGAGCATATTATATAGAGGGATAATATTAGCTGCGAAATTTTTGCGTCATATCAACATATTCTACATTGAGTTATTTACGTttattaatgataaatttatcattcttGTTACCATTTTTATCAGTGCGCGAATATTTATGAAAGGAAAGAGTGACATTGATAGTAGCGGTTTCGACACTGATATATCTCGTAATTATTTGTAGTGGAGCGTGTGTGCAAGAAACTGAGAACTTATACGAAAGCGAAGTCGATGACAGAGTTCGATAATTCTCTCCTCTGAGGTTCTTTGCTCATAAAGGGAGCCAACCATAGCTCCTCGGAGCTCACGTGTCAGTCGCCGAGTGACCGTCAACAAAACGAgatcattttctttctctacATATTGAGACATAAAAGTAAATtcgttttatcaaatttatcgtCTGCAACGCGTAGATTTAATTTCGTTATACACGTGAATTGAGTAAAACGTACCATCTAATTTCTATTCACTCGTTTATTTTGTTCTCTTTGTGTATAATCATAGTTTACcaataacaaaatttcaagGAAGTTGACTTTCAATTACTTCTCACATTACACTCATTCgtatttgaattattcattttatcgtaggcgattatttttattcccttttgaattttattaatcaattatacGAAATTCAATACACATTATCTGTTTTCTCTCGCGTTAGGCCTTGGTGAATATACAGAACGCCGAAAGAGATTTGCCTGAGCGATGGCGTGCCCCATGAGAAACGGAGGAGGGTCAGTAGAATTAAAAGTGTATACTCGAAATAATACTTAGAGATCATACTACGTGACACGaagaaagaatattttttaacataaCTTTTAACAATGAACCAGACAAATGAAGATTTACACTTCATTAAATAAATCATCTCAATTACTCAACGGCACTGAAAATCACAGAGACGTTTCAGCAACGAAACATATTCGCAACTTTCGTACCGCTGCGAGATAacacaaacaaaaacaagtaTGATActaactaattttttttcctcgtgaCTTCTTCATAGGTCAAGTCCGATAAACTGATAGCTTATTCGAGTCAGTGACAgtggaataataaatttttaatcaaagaCTATTTTCGTCTTTGGCCTGTCGCAATGacaattcaaaatttcgttACTATTTCGTCAGATTATCATTTAACGGGTCATCAGGTCGTATGGTTCTGTGTTACACATCATTAGACTGATGGCGATTTAGACTTAAGCTTCAATTCGCGAGAACCTTGCGCAATACGAACAACGTATAATATTTACCAATCTGTTCAGCGAGGACACAAGTCAGGATGGCGATCAATTGACCGAGGGTCCGGGTATGCTTTACGGCGAATACCTTCGTCTGGATAAAATACTGTCGGCTCAAAGGATGCTGAGCTCGCAATGTGGCGAGGAAGGCGTACACGACGAGCATCTGTTCATCGTAACCCACCAAGGTCAGCGATTTAATGTGATGTTTTACGCGACGATAGTTGTTTTGCATAATAGTGCTCTTCGAGAGATGCACAAGTTTGCTCTGACCCCTTAAGATAATCCGATTACGTTAATAAGTACAGCAATGAATAGTATGACAATTACTGTTACAGCATACGAGCTATGGTTCAAGCAAATCATCTTCGAACTTGACTCTGTTCGCGCCTTGTTCAACACTGAGGTGAAAACTGGCAGACgcgaatttttaaacatttccACAGTATCCTATttctcatatttatttttctataagCAGTTCGTCAATTTCAGGGTCTTGACGAATCGAGAACGctcgaaatattgaagagGTTGAACCGAATCGTCCTTATACTAAAAGTAAGTCTACAACTTTACAATTGAAATATAATCCGTATAATTGAACTTGCTTGTGTGCTTGTTGATGGTGCGAAACGGTATGTGTATGATAATATGTAGTTAGATAAAACCATGGCCACAATTAAGAAACCCATATGTCCAGATTGAGAAACGCTTTTTAATATTGCCACTCtggagaaaagttttttttctaatagtGGTCATCAAAAAGCAGGGAGGGGGGACCACTTggtacaaatttatattttcaagtaAATGAAATCAGCGAGTATGCAAATAGGAaagcaaatattttacaacatGACTGTAACAAAAGAGGAAAAACAAGCAGAGGTAAATAAGGAAACAGCTTTACACGTACAATTTTGTGCTCTGGCTAGCTGAAAGTTAATTGGCTTTTCTTTGCCGTTGGGATCCAGCATAAGCGACTGGGCGTGATTGTTTTAGGGAAATCACACGAATATCAAAGCAAAAGAAAGTTCGTAAAAGCTGTTCAAATGTCGTAATAATAAGTgaaataggattttttttgctgctATATTTTCCACCGATATTTCAGCCGAACTCGTAACACTCTGAGATGATAAACTAGACATTGCGTACATCAGTTGGAACTCGAAATGTGCGAAGACTGGTATACGTACGGAATgcggaaatagaaaaagataaaaggAACGAAATCCCCTGGTGACAATGACAGTGGTATTAGCCTGGGGGGTAAACGACCTGTTCCGTGTTCACGGCTGGGTGTAATCCAATTATGAATATACACACGTGCGAGTGTAACTATGATCAAGGAAGTATTACATTTCGGGCTACATTTAGGATTTCGAGTGTATATAGGACGTAGGATCAGTTTTACCTGGCGCGTGTAGCGAAGGTATCTGGGTCAAGCTCGCGATTTTTTGCATCATGATATATTGTGCGCATATACGACGTTACTATTATTTCACGGAGGCGACCTCGTAACGCGTTCCCGATATCGTTTACCGCCTCGTGGATTAAATATTTGTTAAATAACTTCTTAGATAtgattctctctctctttctatgaGTGAATATTGTGCCACATCGATATGTGTACTTGAACGCGATGAACTGTTGTAGAATTTTACACGATATACACACATATTGCATAGCCTTGTATTTGTATGGGTAATACGCACAAATTCACAATAACAATATATTGAGTAAGTTAGACCCACGAGAATTTCGCATAATGTATAATCGTCAGGCCAGCCTCAACTGCCCTCGAGGTCTTACAACAATCTCCGTTGGATTCCGTGAAACATAtaacacatatgtatatagttAGATGCGTATTTCATGTTATCTTGCACCTGCAATATCATGCATATATTATATCCTGCAGAGTAATGCACACGTAACCGGGTtgatattatttcttttccttttcctctccTTCTCTGCGGCCTGTTTTCTTCGGATCGAAAATCTCTTACCGTCGTCACGGCCAGTGTCGAGTTCCCACTCGTCGTCTCGACTTACAGACCTCAAGCCTATCCTtgcgtgtatattatacattcatccCATTTGTCCAACCTGCCCGCGACTACAAACTCACGGTTTTCTCACACCCTAGCCTATTCAAACTGGTACGATTACATTATTGTTTTTGGTGAGAAGTCACACCTAGGTTTGCGTTTACGTTCACAGAAATGCCTCAAAGACATCCTACGAATTTATATTGACGCCAGACCCTACAGAGACCATTAATCTCATTTTAAAACCCGCTTTCAGGAAAACCCGTAAGGATTTCCCCACTCATTTCGTTAGCTTCGCTTTTCAAACAGCCCAAATTCTCCGATCTGAGACATCTCCTTGCCCAAGTTAATTGTGTGCCAAAGTACACGATACAGGTGACGTGCGTAAGCCTGTCGTGAATGAGCTCCGTGATACAAGAGGGTCTCCGCTTACCGTGAGAAGCCAAAGAAATCCTCTTGCACTCTAGTAAGGACTGACAGCGAGCGTTGGGTTCTTCGGATCAATAGTCTCAATCTTcgttaaacgaaaaaaatgagaataaatacaaatcgGGGCTTTCGATCGAGGCTGAAGTTAATGTATCCGgagttttctgtgaaactcGCTCGCTCAACGCCAGCAAATAGGCAATTCGAACGCTCGGAATGTGACATGTAGTATCAGTTGCCTAATCTGCCGGCGTCGAGTGCGCGTGTTTTACTGAAAACTCCGAGTATATCAACCAAGAGGGATAACAGGAAATCGGAAAATTGGTTTCAGCTACTCGTGGACCAGGTGATGATCCTGGAGACGATGACACCACTTGACTTTATGGCTTTCCGCGACTACCTCTGTCCTGCATCCGGTTTCCAGTCGCTCCAGTTTCGCCTGCTCGAGAACAAGCTCGGCCTGCTTCAGGAGCACAGAGTAAAGTACAACCAGAGTTACACCAGGGTATTTGGCAGGGATCCCGAGGCTATGACAGCTCTTGGCCTCGCGGAGAACGAGCCGAGTCTGAGCTGCCTGGTCCAGCGATGGCTGGAGCGCACGCCTGGATTGGAACCCCACAATTTCGACTTCTGGGGAAAGTATACCAGAGCGGTTGAAGGGATGCTGACGGAGCAGGAGGCTTCGGCCAAGGTAAGAGGCTTGTCTTTTCGGTTCATTCACATCCTACGTTACGGAAAGTGACTTTGCGAAAGTGCATTTGACTTGCTACTAAGCATTAGAGTGTATCAAGAGTCAAACCCAATGTTTTCAGCATGGTACTGAGAATTTCAAATCATCTAATAAACTTTGCGAAGGAAGCGACTAGACTAACAGATAACGTAAACACAGCTTCTTTTACCTACGATTAGATGCAGTTGCATAAGGTGTGAAAGCAAATAGAAGATAATTAAAGGTAAAAGTTA
Proteins encoded in this region:
- the LOC107220680 gene encoding MTRF1L release factor glutamine methyltransferase isoform X3 — protein: MRVFQNLLNQSNIFSLTYSAQKSSNTVIQTMDLADAPEQRLSLDQITKLQSLCQCRMSRMPVQYIIGEWDFRDITLKLVPPVFIPRPETEILVDIALRRMAEAKNSHYIVLDIGCGSGAISLALVHSSNQIATSQIQCTSVDKSLYACELTRQNAEILGLQDKLRIVNAALRENGTIKSLNDSHPGVDFDKQQFDIIISNPPYIPTEKLMELAPEIKIYEDLRALDGGKDGLSLIKAVLRYASKALIPRGLLFMEVDPTHPEYIEFFTKKYTDLKLKFEHTYKDYCNNDRFVELSKLD
- the LOC107220680 gene encoding MTRF1L release factor glutamine methyltransferase isoform X4, with translation MDLADAPEQRLSLDQITKLQSLCQCRMSRMPVQYIIGEWDFRDITLKLVPPVFIPRPETEILVDIALRRMAEAKNSHYIVLDIGCGSGAISLALVHSSNQIATSQIQCTSVDKSLYACELTRQNAEILGLQDKLRIVNAALRENGTIKSLNDSHPGVDFDKQQFDIIISNPPYIPTEKLMELAPEIKIYEDLRALDGGKDGLSLIKAVLRYASKALIPRGLLFMEVDPTHPEYIEFFTKKYTDLKLKFEHTYKDYCNNDRFVELSKLD
- the LOC107220680 gene encoding MTRF1L release factor glutamine methyltransferase isoform X2; translation: MRVFQNLLNQSNIFSLTYSAQKKRYSSNTVIQTMDLADAPEQRLSLDQITKLQSLCQCRMSRMPVQYIIGEWDFRDITLKLVPPVFIPRPETEILVDIALRRMAEAKNSHYIVLDIGCGSGAISLALVHSSNQIATSQIQCTSVDKSLYACELTRQNAEILGLQDKLRIVNAALRENGTIKSLNDSHPGVDFDKQQFDIIISNPPYIPTEKLMELAPEIKIYEDLRALDGGKDGLSLIKAVLRYASKALIPRGLLFMEVDPTHPEYIEFFTKKYTDLKLKFEHTYKDYCNNDRFVELSKLD
- the LOC107220679 gene encoding tryptophan 2,3-dioxygenase, whose product is MACPMRNGGGEDTSQDGDQLTEGPGMLYGEYLRLDKILSAQRMLSSQCGEEGVHDEHLFIVTHQAYELWFKQIIFELDSVRALFNTEGLDESRTLEILKRLNRIVLILKLLVDQVMILETMTPLDFMAFRDYLCPASGFQSLQFRLLENKLGLLQEHRVKYNQSYTRVFGRDPEAMTALGLAENEPSLSCLVQRWLERTPGLEPHNFDFWGKYTRAVEGMLTEQEASAKAEKSEQVRNHRLSDISSRRAVFETIFNEALHDALVSRGERRFTHAALQGAVMITLYRDEPRFSQPHQILTLLMDIDSLITKWRYNHVIMVQRMIGSQQLGTGGSSGYQYLRSTLSDRYKVFLDLFNLSTFLIPRNLIPPLSRDMKAKLSGAWGCWGADDDQNNLESSAEASM
- the LOC107220680 gene encoding MTRF1L release factor glutamine methyltransferase isoform X1; amino-acid sequence: MMALKMLRVCRGSILSGCKTCTVRIGREDLANGLKYFSTRINEGEPDTICEIVKYWSNRFENEGISEPVESIEHILTHVLGSKKRYSSNTVIQTMDLADAPEQRLSLDQITKLQSLCQCRMSRMPVQYIIGEWDFRDITLKLVPPVFIPRPETEILVDIALRRMAEAKNSHYIVLDIGCGSGAISLALVHSSNQIATSQIQCTSVDKSLYACELTRQNAEILGLQDKLRIVNAALRENGTIKSLNDSHPGVDFDKQQFDIIISNPPYIPTEKLMELAPEIKIYEDLRALDGGKDGLSLIKAVLRYASKALIPRGLLFMEVDPTHPEYIEFFTKKYTDLKLKFEHTYKDYCNNDRFVELSKLD